The region TCTGAGACTTGTTTCatcttttattattgttgttctaAAATTTTCTTCCTGAAATGTTAAATTCAATTTTAGTTTCACATGGTGCTATCACTAAGACTGAATATTTCAAGTGTATGGACTCTAAATTAAACAgtttcatttgttaattttttttaaattccactaaGCATCCACCAAGTGCCAGACAACGTACACTTTGGCATTTAGCATAAGGCTTTTCTGCGCCTCCACTCTGGTTCTTCTAGGTTTACCTTGTGTATAAACAGCCAACTTGCATACAACTTAAATATTTACCCACAtgtctaaagaaagaaaacagtagcAGTACTCTTTGCTTGCTTGTttaactatttaaatatttacttatttattatttaattaatttatgaaCTTAATTAAATTCCTATAATGAATATGCCAGTTTAATATTACCATACTTATTTTATCTAACCAAAATGCAACATGTTCAATAGCTtgccaaaaaataaagaattttgtgCTCTCTACACTAGATACTAATGAAACATATCCCCTTCTTTCTTAATCCAAATCAGTTTCTCTACTTGAAAGTCACCTTTCTCCCACTCTGCTACCCtcatattttccccattttttcataatgatgataataaccTGGAGACCTATATACCAGAACTATTTGTGTATTTATCACATCCCTCTACCGACTTGTGAGCTATTTTGGTACATAAGCCAAATCTGCTACCTGTTTTATCCCATGAATGAAGATAGtatctggattaaaaaaaagaagtaagttGGAATTAGATTGGCTGACTGCACGTTGCATAACtgaactgaagaaagaaaaggcagtggGAAAGGGTGGGCTAGTGACTTCAAGGGAAAAGAATGTACCTATTTATCTTTTCCTGATTTAAGGCATCTTAGAGTTACTATTGTCtaattctctgtgtctctcataATGTCACATAGTTAtaagaataaataatagaaagagaagaactcTCTTATACTCTAAAGGAGATTCTGGGAATCTCTAGCTTCTTTCTTGCCAACAAAAGAGCACACATCCCGTACTAGAACTATCTCCACTTTGAAGATGATATAATCATGTTCTTCCTAAATTTTCCCAGGCTAAGAATTCACCAAGCAACATCCTCTGTACGGCAATGCCCTTGATCCTTGTAATGACACAGGCAGACTGGCACAAGGCTAGGTTTTGTCATAAAATAAGCCCAGAATCAAATGTCTAGAAGTCATTTCCTTACCCACACATATCTCCAGACAAGAAGGAATATGAAAGGTGCTCAtgccagagagagagaatgtacACAAGGGTAGCGCCCTGGTACCACCTTATAGTCCTTATATCTCAAGCATTTAGTCTAGAAGGCTTCCCCCAGGAAACAGACATAATTTCATATCCTCAGGAATCCCAAGCTTCAGTGTGAAACAGGGCTTAAGAGCTCCCAGAGACCATGGATCCCTAAGGGAAAGCATGATACAAAGCTTTAGATACTTGGGAAAAATTAAAACCCCCAACCATAACAGGTCTCCAAATAAGAGAAGTCCAGAAAATGATTCCCATGGTACAGATATCCCACCATTAGGATTACAAGTTGGAAACGCTTATCTAgggcaattacaaataaagcaaaatatctgtgtgtgtgactgtgtgatgTATTTAGTTGTTCTTTCATTATGAATTCTAAAATATTATACTCactaattaaaaaagagaaaaatacagcaataaaaacatttttaaagaacacaTTTTCAACAGTAAGAAATACATGCTACTAggattttgtgtttctttatttCCATGCATATGTAATTTTAAGAAATCAGAGTCACAAGGTGTTTCTTGCTGATTGCTCCAATTTATATATGCAGACAacgaaatattattcagccataagaaagaaaaaaccccaccatttgtgataacatggatgaatcttgaacaATTCATGATATGTGagataagtcagataaagacaagtactgtataatatcatttatatgtagcaTCTGAAAAAGCCAATTCataaaaacagagagtagaatggtggttacaaaaaggttgggggtggggaattGGGTAAatgttgtttaagggtacaaaTTTGGAATCATTAGATAAATAAATCCTGGAGGTATAATACTCAGCATAGTGACTAAAGATGACAACATTATATGAtaaacttcaaagttgctaacagactagatcttaattgttcTCACCACATAAAGGAAATGGTAACTGCATGGTATGATAGGGGCATtagctatggtggtaatcatataGCAATATGCAAATGTATCAAATAacacatgttgtacaccttaaactcgtatcatgttatatgtcaattatatctcataaaaataaaatttttaaaaaggacgaATAAATTATCAGTTTATTATTATCAGTGACTTATACACTAATTTAAATAAGTTTAttcaaatcactttttaaaattatttataaaaggctatccttgtcaagaaaatgaaaataaatatgcgGTTATAAGTTAAAATAGAGGAGAGTGCTGTGTTTCTCCTGGCATTAAAAAGTACCAAATTGCGTGGAGACAGATagcaaaatataattaataaaagtaGTAAGGGAAGTGATTAGCAATGAATGAACGATTTCAACAAATTCTTGGAAGAAATAACATGAGATGGtgttaatgaaagaaagaatgcaaTCAAGAGAGTGAAAGGCGATCTatggaatgggggaaaatatttggaaattatacgtctaataaaggattaatatccaaaatatataaggaactcctacaacaactcaattacaaaaaaagttaataatccaattttttaaaaagagctatgaatatatagttccctagagaagatatacaaatggccaacaggtatatgattttattatatacattcaTACCCAATTCATGTGAATATTCATATAATTACAGCAATTCAGATACTGCTTATTAGTTTTCAACTATTATAATCAAATAATACACAAATCTGGGAAGATTGTCAGAATCATAGCAAGTGGTAATGATCTCAAGAACAGATAATTAAAGACATTAACATTGAGGTTGGAAGTAGCCTGGAAAGAagaatacacatacatacatatttatatgtatatttgtgtgtgatttacgtatatgtgtgtgtgtacatgtataacACTTGTGTATACCTGTataaatgtatacacatacacacagacacacacatataagtCACACAGAGATGACATATTGGAATTGAGTTAACATCTTCATTGTCTATAACAGAGTAGCTGGTAATCAAACTAAAGGTCATACATAGCTTGGAATAAAAGAAGTGACCACCAAAGAACAACAGTAGCATCCATGCACACATACAATGGTTTTAACTCTACCTCCGCAAGAGAATGAGATGGAAGAGACTTTCAAGATGAAGGTTTTGAATTTTTTCTTATGATTATCTTGTCTATGTTGtttgattataatttttataaatgcaCATATTATTTGCACTAAATTCAGCATacttctgaaagaaaagaaagcatacaTATTTTGTAAGCCAAAGACAGATTGCATAGGAGGCAAGGAAGAAAATGTTTCACAGTTTAGGGAGGTCAGAGAGTGTGCCCAAGACATGTTAttatacactatttttttttaattgaattacagtcaattacaatgtgtcaatctctggtgtacagcacaacatcccagtcttgcatatacatatatatatattcatttccatgttttttccattaaaggttattacagtaTATTGATCATAGTTACCcatgctatacaaaagaaacttttttaacctatttttatatatagtagctaatatttgtaaatctcaaactcccaagtttatcccctcccatcccctttcccccgtaaccataagattgtttactaagccaagacatgttattttaaataagtattttattgaattataatatgcATGCAAAAAAGAGCACACATCATAAATTTACAGGTTCATGAAACGTCACCAAGTAGATATACCTCGTAATTGTCATTCGGGTCAAGAACTAAATCATTGGCAGCACCTCAGAAGCATCCCTCATATCCTGTCCAATCATTACCTGAACTCTCATTCTTAAAGATTTCTAATACCATGAATTAATTATGTCTGCTTGTGagcttcataaaaataaaatcatacaatatatattaCTTTGTATCTTTCATTTGACGTTGTATTTGAATTGACCACAGTTATTTGTTTATTCAGCTTCATGTTGATGGACATAGCTTCTGGGTATTTTGAGTACGCTGCACCTTACACCTTGACAAGTTTTCTGGTGAGCACATGTATACTTTGCTGATACACAGTTGGCAAActtaagaaagaaaacagcagtCAAGAACttgcaaaataagaatgaacgCCAAATAGTTTTGGCAGGAGAATGCTGAGATAAATAATTAGCACAGACAATGATGAACACAGCTCACGTTTtgtgaaagatttaaaaattttcaaagttcaattCCGGTCCTAGAGTTCTGACCACTGTGCCTCAAAATTTTGTGGATTGTTCTTTGAGAGAGAGATCTGTCTATAAAGATTAAATGCATTGAACTTTGAAGTCCCCTACGAGTAAAGAGACTTTAGAGAATCTCTTTGGAATTTCAGAAGACAGGGTCTCTGCCTACATGCATATAGTGATATCCTTTCAAAAGAGGTAGAAAAATAAAGGCCACAAGCAAATGTTTCCTATGGCCAGATATCTGCTTTCATTTGGAGGGACCCCTGTTGATTTGATGATCTCAGGCTGGCTAAGAGAATAACTTCTCAGAAGACTCTATTTAAATGTTTGAGAAGAACTATCCTTTCCCTTAAGCAAGAACCCAGTGACACTTTCTCGTATCTGCTTGGTTTTTATCTCATACACAATAGGATTCATTGTGGGAGGCATGAGTAGATAGAGATTAGCCATAATAATGTGTATGTGTGGAGGAATGGAGTGTCCCCCAAAACGGTGTGTAAAGAAGGTGAAGAAGGCTGGAACATAGGTGATGACGATGGCACAGATGTGGGCGGTGCAGGTGCTGAAGGCCTTCTGCCGAGCATCCGCTGATGACAGACTCACAACCGCTCGAAGAATCATGGTGTAAGAGACTGTGATGCACAAGATGTCAAAACCCCCAATCAGGAGGGCAACCATTAGACCATAAATAGCGTTGACCTTAACATTGCCACAAGATATCTTGGCGACAGACATGTGGTCACAGTAGGTGTGCCGTATGACATTGCCCCTGCAATATGGCAGGCGCCTGGTAAGGAAAGTGAAAGGGATAACAAGCACTACACCTCTAAGAAATGTGAGGAGCCCGGCCTTGGCAACGACTGAATTGGTGAGGAGAGTAGCATAGCGCAGAGGGcagcagatggccacatagcggtccAGGGCCATGAGCATGAGCACCCCAGACTCCATCCCTGTGAAAGCGTGCACAGAGAACATCTGGGCCAGGCAGGCCTTAAAATCAATCTCCTTGAGGTTGAACCACAAAATGCAGAGGGTGTTGGGGAGCGTGCTGGTGCACATGAGCACATCTGTGAAGGAAAGAAGGGCTAGGAAGATGTACATTGGTCTGTGCAAGGCCTCTTCAGAGTAGATGAGGTACATAAGGCCGAAGTTCCCTGTGATGGCAATGCTGTACATAGTGCACAGAGGGAAGGAGATCCACATATGCACTTCTTCCAGCCCAGGAATGCCATTGAGGATGAACGTGGCTGGAGTTAGGCTAGTGCCATTCAGAAATGACATAGTGACTGTTGGAAGTTCATGATCCAGCAGTTATAGAAAAAAGGTTTCTACAGGCAGAAAAAAAGTAAGTTCAGAGAGTAACTGACAAGTAGGCTTTTCTTTCCCATAATTgatcatttgtctttcttttagatCAATCACCATATGTGGTCTTTTATGTGGAATATGTGACGTTACCCTTTATTTGGGTCCATGCCGTGAGCATTAGACATTGACAAGATGAACTGACTGAGTCTAGTAGACTTGCTGGATCtggatgtcttttttaaaatcatatagtCCACTCTTAAGACTGAAGTTGATCAGTAACTGACCAATTGGATGATCAAGGATTGATTAAATATTTGCTGTATTCTAGGTGGTCACCATCTTAATCAGAGATGCCTATTCCATTCTGAAATGTTAGCAATCCTCAATGGTTCTATGCTTTATCTAGTGGACGTACTGACAATGATTTCAACCTGGTTTTAGCCCAAATCCCCCATTTTTCTTTTGCAAGAAACTTaaatatagaaaactataaatcagCCACTTATGCCAAAAGCTTTCTTTAAGCAAAATCACAGGATGATCCTaaaggtaaaaaataataaaaatccccttcctggaaccctcctacactgctggtgggaatgcagtttggtgcagccactatggaaaacagtgtggagattcctcaaaagactaggaatagacttaccatatgacccaggaatcccactcctgggcttgtatccagaaggaagtctacttcaggatgacacctgcactccaatgttcatagcagcactatttacaatagccaaaacatggaaacagcctaaatgtccatcaataggtgactggataaagaagaggtggtatatttatacaatggaatactactcagccataaaaaccgacaacataacgccatttgcagcaacatggatgctcctagagaatgtcattctaagtgaagtaagccagaaagagaaagaaaaataccatatgagatcgctcatatgtggaatctaaagactcatggacagagaatacagacttgtggttaccaggggggtagagggtgggaaaggatagactgggatttcaaaattgtagaacagataaacaagattacactatatagcacagggaaatatacacaaaatgttatgataaatcacagagaaaaaaatgtgacaatgagtgtgtatatgtccatgaatgactgaaaaattgtgctgaacactggaatttgacacaacattgtaaaatgattataaatcaataaaaaatgttaaaaaaataataataaaaatccccTTCCTAATCTCATCAGAAGGCCACCTTTGGTTCCCTCAATCACTACCAAAGTAAACAGATGGTGAAGAATCACTGGAAATAGAACAACTTAtgagaaatttatatttttctaagatTAAAGTTTCTTATAATGGACTCTAGAGTTTAATCCAATGAGAAGAGGATACTCATCATTTCAAACGAAAATGATTGATATTTCCTTTAGGACACAGTACTTTATTTTCAATCCAGATCACAACTTCAGAGAAGCATAGAATCAAATATCTCTCAAGCTATGTTATCTCCAAAGCTAAGTTTTTGTAGCATAAAGGAGATgctcaatacatttttaaagtccaTAGAAAAAGAAGCTGTGGGAGAACAAGGACTGACAAAATACTTACAAGTAGTAAGGAGGAGAATATTTAGTGTGATGGTATATTgtgaggaaataagaaaaaagttttgaccATAGGATGTACGCAAATTGGATGCACAAGTCTGAGGAAGTAGGCTACACTGGGCTGGAATGTGCtgatttagggggaaaaatgtaTATGTAGTGTGATGTGGGGGACAATCCAGTAGAGGGAGTtgttggattaaaaaaataatctctctgaatataaaaataacaataatgaaatTTATAGCACTTCCTGAACACACGAGAGGTAACCCATCTGTCACCTCAAAGGTGTTTCCACTGAAAATTTAAGGCTGTGAAAAACCGGTTCTCCTTTCTTcatatgtgtctttttttaaatt is a window of Vicugna pacos chromosome 10, VicPac4, whole genome shotgun sequence DNA encoding:
- the OR52N1 gene encoding olfactory receptor 52N1, whose translation is MSFLNGTSLTPATFILNGIPGLEEVHMWISFPLCTMYSIAITGNFGLMYLIYSEEALHRPMYIFLALLSFTDVLMCTSTLPNTLCILWFNLKEIDFKACLAQMFSVHAFTGMESGVLMLMALDRYVAICCPLRYATLLTNSVVAKAGLLTFLRGVVLVIPFTFLTRRLPYCRGNVIRHTYCDHMSVAKISCGNVKVNAIYGLMVALLIGGFDILCITVSYTMILRAVVSLSSADARQKAFSTCTAHICAIVITYVPAFFTFFTHRFGGHSIPPHIHIIMANLYLLMPPTMNPIVYEIKTKQIRESVTGFLLKGKDSSSQTFK